The genome window TAGGGAGATTTACGAGGCTGACCTTCTTCGCATCTGTTGGATACAGAAGCCAATTTGACTGTTTAAGACAAGGAAATGAGAACAGGGTTCTATTGTTGGGGGTGTTAAGGGAATATTAGCAATTCTCGGGCAATATTGGAAAATCACGGTCATAACTGTAATTCCCCAGTACGAATTCAAGAAGAATGTCCTCGAGGTCTTGCGGCAGCCTCTCGAGGATGGCAAGGTGACGATTTCGCGGGCGCTCATGTCGCTCACCTACCCGTCGCGCTTCATGCTCGTGGCAGCCATGAATCCCTGCTGATCCAGTATGCGGGAGTAGATGCCGAAGCATTCCTCCCTGCTGTTCCCGACGATGAGGCGGCGCTGGCGTCCGGGAAGGACGTACAGCCCCGAGTAGCCGTTATCCATCTTGCCGATAAGGCTCACGGGTCCTCCCATTGCCACGCGGTCTCTCTTCCTGCCGGGGACTTCCAGCACGGGGGCCTCCCGGTCGTAGAGGATCTGGGCGAAGGCCCTGACCTCTTGGGAGGGGCCGTATGCGGACAGCAGAACGACAAGCTTGTCGTCTTCCAAGATCAGGTTGCTGCAGAAGATGGTGGCCGAGGCACGCTGACCAATGAGTGAAATGGTGGGTTGCATGGCTTCCTCCTGTTCATGGGGTCGGATAGCGGTCAGGCCGCCATCTTGATGACCCATGCTTTGTAGGAGGAACTCCACTTGAAGCCTTTCGTCTTCAGGAACTCCTTGGAGGCAGAGTCCTGATACGACGGAGTGGCGTAGACCTCTTTGTTGGTTTCGTCCAGTTTGAACGGGATGCGGCGTGCGGCCAGGATGGCCGTGATGTCAGTCACCGGTGCCCCGTCGGTCTTCTTCGTTTTCGCTTCCAGGGCCTTGAGCGCGGCGGAAATCCGTTCGGCGGGAATATCCTCGAGTCTGTTCACTCCCAGATAGGCGAGGAATTTGTCCCGGTCGGCTCCCACCTCGCTGATTTTCGCCTCCAGTTCCATCACCTGATCCTGCGTGATGAACTTCGGCCCCGCGGGTTGCTGTTCCTGGGTATTACCGGCATGATTCTGCGCCGACTCTCCCGATTCCAGCCAGGCGCGGATGGAGCTTCCGTGTTCCTCCGTCAACTTCCCGTGGAAACCGTCGAAAATCTCTGTCCGGTCCTTGCTGGTGGTGGCGATGTGCCTTTCCTGGTCAACATCGAAGACCAGAGTAAATTCAAAGTCCATTCCCTCTCTTTGAATGGGCGCCATGCCGACCTTTTTCGGGACTTTCTTGCCTCTCTCGTCATCGACAAGGACGTATTCGGTTTTGCTGCGCATCGTGGCGATGACGTGCATCTGCGACTGCAGCATGGCATCGACGAGGGAGTTGTGCTTGGGGGTCGCTTCACGCCACCCGGCAAACTTGTTTCCCTTCGCCGATTCGGTCCTCGAGTCAACGAACTCCAGGATGCCACCGGTCCCTGCCCATGCATGGGAGAGTGAGTCGATGATGATGAGGTCGTAACCCAGTTTTTCCGCCTCCCTGATGCCGCTTATGTACTTCTCGACGGTGAAGGGGGGCTTGATGACGGCGACGTGGTAGTCGCCCAGGTGGGCGTAGAGAGAAGCGCTTTCGTTCTCCGTATCGAGTACCGCGATTTTTCCGGTGGGGCCGACGATCCCGAATGCCAGCTTGAGGGCCGACATGGTTTTGCCGGAGCCCGCCGGGCCGCAGATGCCGATACGTGCTTTCGCTCTCTTTCTGACTGCTTTCTGGAACATGATCTCGATCTCCTTTCTGTGGGTTGTACCCGGACAGAGGAGACGGACCACCCCGCAGGGGTCTGTGTCTCCCCTGTCGGGCTTGTGTTTGGTTTCGGTCGTTACGGATGGTCAGGGCTCAGAAGGGAATTTCGTCTCCTCCGGAAGGCGGCTGGTAGAAGCTGTCCGGTTCCGGGTCGCCTTCGCGTCCGGTTTCTTTCCTCGACAGCATCTGCATCTTCTCGCCGACGATCTCCGTGGTGTAACGGTCCTTGCCTTCCTTGTCCTGCCATTTCCTGGTCTGGAGCCGGCCCTCTATGTACACCGTCTTCCCCTTTGACAGGTATTCGCCGGCGATTTCAGCCAGACGTCCCCAGAGGGTGAGATTGTGCCACTCGGTCCGCTCCTCGTATTCTCCTGCCTTGTTCTTGAAGCGTTCCGACGTCGCCAGAGAAAAACTTGCGACCGCCGTTCCGGATGCCGTGTACCTGACTTCCGGATCCTTGCCCAGATTCCCTATCAAGAGAACCTTGTTCAAACTTGCCATGACTGCCTCCTTGCTGGTTTCCCGAACGAGAAGACGGTCACCGATCCCGCGCGGGGAGAGGTTTGGTCTCCCTGTCGGGACATGTTGAATTCCCGCCGCTTCCAAGGCTTGTCGCGGGTTTTGGGTACAAAAAAACCCGTTCCGGCACGATGTCCGAAACAGGTCTTTGCGGGGTTATGGTATGAAAAAAGGCACTGTCCGGTTCTGGACGCACCTCTATCGTCGCTGTTTAAAGTCGCCTTTGCCCAAGGTCGACTACCTGGTGCTCGTCGAGCACACTGACTTCACCGGGAAAGGGGCGAAAAGCGCGCCTTGTCTTTCCCTGCGTTGCATCCCTGCCGGGGTGTTCAGATCAGGGGCTATCCCTGAAATTTGTTCCGGGGTGCGTGACCCTCGCGGAATCTCTTCGATGGAAGAGTGTAAAAATACGAAAATCTTCTGCCACCTTCGTGATGAGGCGTTCAGCCTTCCGGCCGGTCTCCTACGCGAAGGGGTTTTTCACCGTGTCCGGCTGTTCCACCTCGACCTTGTCGGGCAATTCCACGCCCGTCATGGCCGCGACCACCGAATCAACTATCTCCTTCAGCTTGACCACCTTCTCCAGGCCTTCCTTGTCCCGGGTGATGTCGAGGCTGCCGTACAGCGACACCCGATCCAGACGGTTCTCGATGGTCAACCCGTTGATCTGGAGGCACTCCGATTCGTTCTGGAACGGAGAGATGCTGAGATCCTTTTTCCTGCTCACCTGTAATTCCTCCCGTGCCTCTTTCCGCCTCCCCTGTGCTCCTTCGGCTGAGGAAGCGGCATGATTTCCCGTTTCACGGCCGGCGACATGGAGGGGAAGAAATCGATCCCGGCCATCTGCTCGAGTTCGGCCACCGAGATGTAGCGCAGATCCGCCTCGGCGGCGTTGTTGACCAGATAGACCCCGGCGGCGTTGCGCTTCGGGCTGTACACGATCTTGTAGATGTGGGTCGGCACCAGGACCCGGCGCTTGAGGGCCTTGACGTTGTTGCCGACGAACAGGGGACCGGTGATGACGTACAGGTTTCCTTCCCGCTTCGCCAGCGTTCTGACCGCGCTCTCGATCCCGCTCCAGATTCCCCTGTTGTTGGTGCCGTCCTGGGGGACGATGTTGGCGAGGCTGAAGCTCTCGTGCTGCGCCTGATCGGTGGACATGTCGGCGTTGGGAGACGTGTGCCCTCTGTCGAAGCCGCTGCGCGCGTAGTCGGAAAGTTCCGCCCGGGCCGACTCCGGCAGCCGCTCTTCGGCGTGGAACGTGTCCTTGCGGATCATCCCCTTGGCGGCGTCGAGCCTGGACCTGGTGAGATGCTCGGCGGACCAGAGCGGGGTGCGCGTCAGGCCGGAATGGACCACGCCGAATTCCTCATAGCAGAGTTCCTGGGTCTTTGCCTGCATCTTGGCGTTGATGATGTCCGGCGCCTCGCCTCCGACGTAATGCTCCCCGCAGGAGGATTCCATCGCGAAGGACGGAGCGATGAAAAGCGCCAGGATGAGGGCGGTCACGAGCGTGATCGAAAACCTGCTCTTCATGGGTCCTCCTGTCGATTCTAATGTGTATCCGGATTTCATGATTTATGGTCGCTCAGAGCGGTACCTGTAACATGATCTGCCTGCAATCTGCGCATAAAATCTTCGGGGGCAATACCATTCCTGCGCAGGTGTAGAATCAAAGAGACTTCTCCTCGGCTGTATCCCTCGGCATGATAGATCGTGTGATCATTCGGGCAGTAGTATAGAGAGTCAAACCAGTCTGCGACAGCTAATCCATCTTGCCCAGGTATCTGTTCAGGGTTCTCTCTCAACATCGTGCTTAACAAGTTGATCACCTTTGGAACAGCTCCTTCACGCATGCGATCCCCTGCTGCTAATCTTCATGAATGCTTCCATTACAAGCGGCCTGATCAAAGCATTCCGTTCCTGTAGAGAGAGAAATTTATCCACCTTTGACACAATATCCAGACCCTGAAGGAATGTATTTTTTGCTTCCCGAAAGACCGGATCAGTCTGATACCAATGAGCTACATAACGCTCGAAGAAGTTGTGTCGCTGCGAGATCTTCATCATCCGTAAGCCCCTCATTGTCGTACTTTGATTGAAGACGACGAAACTCTTGATCGTCTTCCTCAGTCCAGGTCACTTTGCTAGCGGGATTATTCGCTGGCATCGTCCACCTCGTATTTTGCTTTGAGAGACGCCACAAACTGCTGCCACGCATACCCGATTATCCAACCGGCCGTCATCCACAGGAACAGATGGATGACCCATGTAACACGGACAGGATGGAGTGGTTCCGGTTGGACCCTGCTGACGACATCGAAGGTAACTGCGATTGATGTCACCACGATAGCGATTATAAAAAGGATGACTCGTTTCAAGAATCTCTGTTATGCCATGCTTCAATCATGAAATACGGATACCCAATAAAATGAAACGGCGCACATCATATCATCTTACGGTGGACAAGTGAAGATCTCCCCGACATTTCAGGCCGACGCCGGCAGCTCAATGCCCTCTTGTACCGAGATGGCCGAGCCGGTCACGCCGGCACCCTTTTTCTCCGTCACGGGCTTCTTTGCCGGTTGCGCCTCGTCGGCATCCTGGTCGTTTTTTGCCAGCGGATCGTCAAACCCGCGGGGCGGAATGTATCTGTCTCCCAGCAGCCTGCTTATTTGCGCATTGAGGAGATTGATGTCTCCCTTGATTTTGTCGGACTTCTCAATGATCTCCGCCACCACGGCGAAACTGAGTTTCCTGCTCCTTCCTGCCTGCAATCTCAGCTTGTGGAGCATGATGTCGTGGGAGTTGAGAAGACCGATGAAATCGAACTGGTCGTAGGTCCGTCGGCTGATGAACGCCAGGTCGCTACGTTCCGACTTCTTGTGCCGCTCTTCGCGCCATTCCTCGGGGGTAGGGCGGGGTTTCCTCTGTTCCTTTTCGCCGCTTTCGTGTTTCTCTTGCCCTTTGGTAGACTTGCTCATGATTTTCTCTCCTTGAGTGTGGTTAGGATTTCCCCAGTGCCCGCCGGGCTACACCTGTCCCGAAGCGCCCCGAGAGCTCCGCGAATACCGTATCGTCGAATCGTTTCATGTTGAGGACGAGCATTTCCACCGAGTTCACCTCGGTTGCCGCGTTGGCGTAGCTTTGATGGGCCTCCTGCAGCAGATGCAGGGTTTTCTCCTCGAGGGTCTGGAGATGCTGGAGCCCTTCGCCCAAAAGGGCGATCTGGCACGTCTCGGGCGAGGCCCCCGCCTTGCTCGTCTGCTGGCTCGACATGATGTTCTTGGCGCTTTCGCTGAGCTGCACCGCCCGGTTGAAGAGGTCGAGAAGCATGTAGTAACCGAAGGCCCTTGCGGTGACCTCGGAGAGCTTGCCGATGACCTCTCCCTCCGTGTTGGTGGCCGTGGCGTTCTTCAGGATCAGGCCGACCGAGAGGGGAGTGCTCTTCAGGAACGTTTCCTCGTCTGCGGAAAGTGGCTGCCTTGCCTTGAGCTTCCCGGCAATGGCCTGCATCTGACCGTTCACGTAGGTCAACAGGTTCTTGTTGGCGTCGGTGATGTCCGCGCATGCTCCGCCGCTGGCCCTCCGTTGGGCCGTACCGTCGATGAATGAGCTGAAACTCCCATTCTTGTCGCAGGGGGGGATGTACTGGGCACGGTACGTAGTCCCCGAGGTGGCCGGACTCTGGACCACGACGTCGCCGATGAAGCCCCTGATGAGCTGCACGTAATCGCTGCTCATCCCCCTCTTCGCAGCCAGGTTCTCCAAGACCGACCCGTCGCCGAAAACTGTCCTCACCTCATCGGGACAGCCAGCCGTGGCGCTGGCTGCCGAAGTCTGGATGGTGCCGGGAGCCATGGGCTTTGTTCCGCTGGCGGACTTGAGCTCGCTATCGAACAGCTTGCTCACGTCATGGGCCAGGTCTTTCGCCCCGCTGGAAACCAGGAAATCGGTCTGGGCCGACTTAATCTCCGCCTTCAGGCTGTCGGACATGATGGAGGAGAATGGGCTCGAAGCCGTCGCCACCAGGGCCTTGGCCGCCTTGCAGTCGTTGAGCTGGAGCGAGTTCAGCCGGTCGGTGATCGCCTCCAGCGTCTTGATGGTGTCCGCCACCTGGGGAGCCAGGGTCTTCAGGGCAATGTCGAAGGCAGCCGCAGGCGCCGCGGAAAGGATGTTCTGCAGCTTCTGGACGAGATAATCGGCGTTCATGAACGAGAATCCCCCCAGGAAGGCGTCGATGCCGCCGCATCCCGACTTGAGCTGCGGGAGCGATGCGGTGACCAGGTAGTCGTTGGAATTGGCCCAGCGAGCAGAGAATCCGCCGCCTGTGTAGTAGCCACGTTTCGCCCCCTCGTAGTAGCTGGGGGAAGTGCTGCTTTTCTGCTTTATCCAGTCGTCCACCCAGCCCGACCCTGGCGCCGGGCCGGGGAAGCCGGCGAGAGACACGGCCACCGCCGCCGCGATAAGCTTTGTTCCCTTGCGATGCAGCATGGGCACACCTCCTTTCTCATGTCGCGATTCCATCTATTTCTCCGTTGGCGCGGGAGGACGCTTCTTCACGTCGAAACCGCCTCCCCGCTGGAAATCGTAGAGGGAGAATTCCTCCGGGGTGATTTCCCCCTTGAGGAGCCTTACGGCCCGGTAAGTTCTGTCCTCTATCTCGTCGGCGGAGATCACGCCTGACGACACCGGGAAATAATCCTGGTTCCCTTTCTGGATTAGGACGAGAGTGGGGGTGATCTCCACATGGAATCTCGCGGCGAGTCCCGGGTTCTCCTGGGTGTTCACCCTCTTCACCACCCACCCGGTCGAGTTGGTGAACCACTCCAGGATCGGCGCCTGTTCGTCGCAGAAGCTGCAGTCCTGCCGGAAGAAATAGATGAGCGCGAAGTCGTTCCGGTTTTCGCGCAGCTTCCTACTCTTTTCCTCCCTGATCCGGGATATGCGGCCCAGATTGCCGGGGGTCGTGATCGGATAGTCCTTCTTGGTGGACAGTTCCGGGTATTTCTGCCAGACGTACTGGGAGACGTTGGTGAAGGCGAGGGCCTTCTTCCTGGCGATCTCCTGGACTTCGTAGTAGTCCCTGACGTTCTCCTCCGACGGGTTCCGCACCGCCTCCTTCTTCAGACCTTCGGCGAGCTTCTCGAAGTTGTCGGGATGCATGTCCCAGATCTGATCGTAGGTATAGTCCCTGAGCTTTGCGGGCCTGGAGCCGGCGTCCCGGTTCTTCTCCTTCTCCTCTGTGGCCTTGGGCGGTTCTTTCTCGTACCACCACCATCCCTTGCCCGCCTCCGAGTAGTAATCGGCGCTGGCGGTAGCGGCGAAGACGAGGAGCAGGCAGGCGACGATCAGGTTACGCATGTGGCGCCCTCCCTGATCTTCAGCTTGATGTCCGCGACCATCTGTCGCAGCGCCTGCGGCTTCTCGCTCTCCAGGGTCGACGGGAGAGCGCCGAAGGCCTCGGCCCGGAACGGTATCAGCAGGACTGAATACCCTTTGCCACCTTTGGTGACGACGGTTGTCTGCGTCATATAGTGGCCGCGGCCCATCAGGTCGGTGGCGATGGCGTTCTTGACCCTGCTCAGTTCCCATACGACGGTGTGGAGCAGGTTCCGCTTCATCTCCTCGTTCGCGTCCGCCAGTTTCACCAGCGGGTCGTGTCCTCCGATCCGGTGAATCACCCGCCACAGTGCGTCCTGGTTGGCGAAGACCAGGCCGTTCGGCATTGAGACGATATGCCAGCGGCTGCCGGTGGGCGTCTCCTCCAGTCGGTTTACCATCTCTCCGAGAAGCGACAGCACGGTGTCCGCGTCGAACCAGGAGGGGAGTTCCAGCGTCGTCGGCGTGAATTTCCCCTCCACCGGAGAGCCGAGCGGGTGGTCCGTCTTCGGCCGATCCGCATCGGCCGTCACCTGTTCGACCGGCATCAAGGGGACCCCGACATTTCCGAACGACGCCAACTCTTCCGCCCGCGCGTCATGGTCGCACCGCTTCAACTGCACGGTGAGTTCGTCCGGAGGGGTGATCGCGTGGTGATTGCCGATGGCGGCGTCCAGTTCCTGCCTGTTGGGAAGGGAGGCATACTCTGGTATGCCGCCGAGGACAATCTTGGAAATGACCGGGTGATCCGCGGTGGAGTAGTACTTTTTGTGGAAAGACGGAATCTTGCCGATGTCGTGACCGAGCGCGATAATCAGGCAGTCGGCCAGCATCGCCCCCTTGCCGGCGGTCGCGGCGAATTTACGGGCTACCGCCAGGCTGTGCCTGTAAAGGGGTATCGTGGCGAGCAGGGAATACGCCTCGGCCCCATACTGGGCATCCGTTTCCGTCACCTTTCCCCCACCGCCCGCGTGTCCCTTGCCGACCACGGAAGGACAGGTCCCTTCCGCGTCGAGCAGTTTGAGGATCTCAACGATCACCATCCTGCGGGCACCTTTCACGAGCCGCTGATTCTGGACCATCGTCCGGTAGAACGCTGCTATCTCCTCGATGGCGAAGGCAGGAGGCGGGGTGGCCACTTCGTCCGTGGCGGAAGGAGGCTTGCGCCAGAGTTTCGCCACTTCCGTGAACTCGATGACGTCGCCCGCCAGCGCGTTGTTCTCGTCCGAGGGGGTTTCCTCCTCTTCGGTCCAGAGGTGGCTGATCTCCTTGAGGGTGAGGGTCTCCATTTCGCCGTCCCCCTCTTCGCGGCGTTCCTTCGCCTCGGGGGCACTTTCGGGTCGAAGGCCGATGAACAGCCTGATCGAGAACAGGATCAGGCCGACTCCGATCAATCCGGCGATTAAGGCCAGGGTTTTCATTTCGAGCTCTCCCTTTTCGCCGACGGCACATTCAGCGGGGCGGCGGGAAAGTTGATCTTCACCGATGGATTTTTCACCATGAGGGTGGTCCCCTTGTATCTTCCCGAATAGGTAAGCATGTAGAACTCCTGCGGCTGCAGGCCGAGAATGTCCTGGACCTTGAGGATGTCCTGTTCCACTTCGCGGGTCGTGACCTGGTTCGAGCCGAAAATCCCGGTTAGCACGTTTCTCACCCCGAAATGCCGCACCACGTACTCGGAGGTCTCGGCGTCAGAGCAGCGCATGAAGATCTTGGTGTTGGTGTTGTCGAGGATCGACTTCCCGTACTCCTCTCCCACGGCGGCGTATATCTGGTTCACGGACTGGGCGAAGGCGTGAACCATCACATCGGCCGATCCCGCCTTGGCGAACAGTTCCTCCACCCCCTGGTAGATCAGACTCTGCGCCTCGTCGATGTAGATCGACAACGGAGGGGAGACCTTCTGCCTGTTGGAGAGATAGACCCTGCCGACGAACGACTGGATCATGGAGAGGAGGACCTTGCCGAGAGTGGCGGCTGCCTCGCGGGTGATCAGGGAGCCGGTGTGGACGACCAGGATGACCGGCTTTCCCTCCTCAAGCCGGTCGATGAAGCGGTTGCTGTCGGCCTGGCCGATGATTTTGCCGATGTTGCCGGAGGAAAGCTCCATGAGACAGGTGCGAAGCGACGAAGAAACCTTCGAGTAGTACTCCTGGGGCGAGTCAAGGATGTCCCTGAACATCCCCGCGATCAGGTCCGCCTCCGGCATCTCCAGCCTTTGCAGGTGGTTCATGGTGTATTCCAAGGAGCTGCGCCGGATGCTGGTGCGGATCGTGTCCATGTTCAGGACGAGCTTGTGCCTTCCTCCTTGGCGAGAATGATGTTGCCGGTGATAACGGCGGTCGTGATCTCCTTGGCGATGTTGCGGTAGAACGGCTCCCGTCCACCCTGGATGCCGGAGATGATGTGGCCGACCAGCTCGTCGACCATGAAATAGAAGGCCATCGGATCGACCACCGCCGAATACTCGGGAAAGATCGGCGTCACCAGCATCAGGTCCTTCAGCCGGCCGGACTCCCGGGCCACCTCGAATATCTTGGTGAATATCTGCTGGTCCCCCTTGGGGTCGAAGTAGACGACGCTGTTCCCCTTGCGAATATCGGACTCGATCAGGTTCTCGCAGAGCCGGGTCTTACCCACGCCGGTGGTTCCGAACACAAACATGTGCCGTCTCCGGAAGGAGTCCGGGATCGAGATGGGGACGATCCGGGTCGGCTGCTCCATCCGGACGCCGGTGCCGATGTCGGTGGACGGCTCGTCACCTCCCGCTTTTTTCAGCCACGAAAACATACAGGTGTTCTCCCAGTTCCTTTCCGACGCTGTTGATGGCGCTCTTGGGAAGACGGACCGGCGTCGCGAGCCTGCTGAACCCTCCGGCGACCCGTCTCTGACAAACGATGCCGTCCACTCCCGTGACTTTCTTCAGGAGCAGTTCCGGCAGTTGCGGTGACGTTCGACTCAGTTGGATGCGGACGCGCGCCGAGTGCCTGCCGGCCTGGACGGCGTGGACCCGTGTAACGTGAAAAGCCCGCATGTCGCCGACCCGGTAAAGCCCACGTTCATGCCCGGGCTGGTAGAGTAGCGGGCATTCCCCGCTCAGGATCAGGCGGCGGAAGGCTTCGTCGATCTCCAGCACCACGCGCAACGTCCCACCGTCCTCGATCCTTCCGACGGTGCCGTATATGACCTGGCCCCGCAGTTCCTGAAGGACCTCCGCCTCGCGCAGTGCCTGCCTCCTTTGCAG of Geobacter anodireducens contains these proteins:
- a CDS encoding single-stranded DNA-binding protein; this encodes MASLNKVLLIGNLGKDPEVRYTASGTAVASFSLATSERFKNKAGEYEERTEWHNLTLWGRLAEIAGEYLSKGKTVYIEGRLQTRKWQDKEGKDRYTTEIVGEKMQMLSRKETGREGDPEPDSFYQPPSGGDEIPF
- a CDS encoding conjugal transfer protein TraH, whose amino-acid sequence is MLHRKGTKLIAAAVAVSLAGFPGPAPGSGWVDDWIKQKSSTSPSYYEGAKRGYYTGGGFSARWANSNDYLVTASLPQLKSGCGGIDAFLGGFSFMNADYLVQKLQNILSAAPAAAFDIALKTLAPQVADTIKTLEAITDRLNSLQLNDCKAAKALVATASSPFSSIMSDSLKAEIKSAQTDFLVSSGAKDLAHDVSKLFDSELKSASGTKPMAPGTIQTSAASATAGCPDEVRTVFGDGSVLENLAAKRGMSSDYVQLIRGFIGDVVVQSPATSGTTYRAQYIPPCDKNGSFSSFIDGTAQRRASGGACADITDANKNLLTYVNGQMQAIAGKLKARQPLSADEETFLKSTPLSVGLILKNATATNTEGEVIGKLSEVTARAFGYYMLLDLFNRAVQLSESAKNIMSSQQTSKAGASPETCQIALLGEGLQHLQTLEEKTLHLLQEAHQSYANAATEVNSVEMLVLNMKRFDDTVFAELSGRFGTGVARRALGKS
- a CDS encoding endonuclease; its protein translation is MKSRFSITLVTALILALFIAPSFAMESSCGEHYVGGEAPDIINAKMQAKTQELCYEEFGVVHSGLTRTPLWSAEHLTRSRLDAAKGMIRKDTFHAEERLPESARAELSDYARSGFDRGHTSPNADMSTDQAQHESFSLANIVPQDGTNNRGIWSGIESAVRTLAKREGNLYVITGPLFVGNNVKALKRRVLVPTHIYKIVYSPKRNAAGVYLVNNAAEADLRYISVAELEQMAGIDFFPSMSPAVKREIMPLPQPKEHRGGGKRHGRNYR
- a CDS encoding thioredoxin; this encodes MRNLIVACLLLVFAATASADYYSEAGKGWWWYEKEPPKATEEKEKNRDAGSRPAKLRDYTYDQIWDMHPDNFEKLAEGLKKEAVRNPSEENVRDYYEVQEIARKKALAFTNVSQYVWQKYPELSTKKDYPITTPGNLGRISRIREEKSRKLRENRNDFALIYFFRQDCSFCDEQAPILEWFTNSTGWVVKRVNTQENPGLAARFHVEITPTLVLIQKGNQDYFPVSSGVISADEIEDRTYRAVRLLKGEITPEEFSLYDFQRGGGFDVKKRPPAPTEK